The Achromobacter spanius genome includes the window TTCCGGAAAACCGCCGTCGCTCTTGCGGTCCCAGATCAGATCACCGTTGTAGGTGATCTGAAAAATGCCACCCGTACCAGGCTGCAACACCACCTCGCCCAGGTCGGTGGAGAACGTGGAGAGCAGCTCTTGCGCCATCCATCCGGCGCGCAGCAACCACTGGCATTGCGTGCAGTAGAGGATGACGATGCGGGGTCGAAAGGCCGGTGTATTCATGGGGAAATATTCTACTGCGCGTGTCGGTTCTGTCATCGCTCCAACACTTGTCCGCTGCGCCATTCGTGGATAATGTCGGGTTTTCCCGGATGCGAATCGCACCCAAAGCCTGTCATGACATCTGCTGCTTCCACCCCTGGCCAACGCTGGCTGATCGGTCTCTTGATGGGGCTGGTCACGCTCACGCCGATGGGTATCGATATCTACCTGCCTTCGCTGCCCGCCATGGCGGCGGGGTTTGGCGAGCCCGTCAGCGCGCTACAGGCCAGCATCACGCTGTTCATCTTTGCCGTGGGCCTGGGTCAGATGTTGATTGGCCCCCTGGCGGATCGCTACGGACGTCGGCCCGTTGCGTTGGGCGGGGCCATGGCCTATCTGGCCGGCTCGGCCTTGGGCGCGGCCGCGTCCACGCTTGAAGTGTTTTACGTGGCCCGTGTCATTCAAGGCTTGGGCGCATGTTCGGCGTCGCTGGTCGCGTTTGCCGCCGTGCGTGACAAGTTCAGCCCTGCCGTGGGCGCGCGTGTCTACAGCTATTTGAACGGCGCCTTGTGCACCGTGCCGGCCTTGGCGCCCATGCTCGGTGGCGCGCTGGCGGTGCATGCCGGATGGCGCAGCACGTTTGTCTTCATGGTGTTGTTCGCGTTTGCCTTGATGGTGCTCCTCGCGCGGCGTTTCCAGGAAACGCGCGCCACGCCCACCACGCCACGCGGCCCGCTCTACAGCCTGCCTCGGTATCTGCCCATCATCGCCAGCGGGCGGTTTTTGTACTTTGCCCTGTTCGGCATGGCGGGCATGGCGATGATCCTGGTCTTTGTGTCGGCCGCGCCCGTGGTGCTGGTGCAGCAACTGGGCTATTCCGAGCTTGGTTTTTCGGCTTGGTTCGGCGGCAACGCCGCGATCAACATTGCGGCTTTTTTCCTGGCGCCTGCCTTCATCGCCCGGTTCGGGCGCCATACGATGGTGCGGGTCGGCATGGTCGCGCTGCTATTGGCATCGGCCATGCATGCCGCCGCGTGGTGGTGGATGCCGCTGTCGGCGTGGGCGTTCATGCTGCCCGTGGCCGTGCTGACCGTGGGGTTCTCCTTGGCCTTGGGCTCCGGCCTGAGCCTGGCGCTGGAGCCTTTCGCCGACCGCGCCGGCACGGCCGCCGCCGTGTACGGTCTGTTCCAGATGAGCGGCTCGGCGGTCGTCGCAACCGTGTTGCTGGACAGCGGCATGGCGCCGCAAGCCGCGATGGCGCTGATCGGCCTGCTGATTGTGACGCCGCTCTTGCTCCTGACGCCCGGCATGGCGCGGCGCCTGGTGGGCTGAATTCGGCGGGCTGAACACCGCGGGCTGAATACCCTGGGCTGAACCCAGCGGGCGGAGTTCGGCGCGCGGAACGGGGCGGATCGGCTTGCGCTAGTATCCAGGAAACACTTATTCCTGGAGACAACATGGCCCCGGATTCCCTGAACAACCAAGCCTCGCTGGAACCTCTGCTGCTGCGCAGCTCGGCGGGCGGCGTCGTCACGCTGCGCCTGAATCGGCCCTCGCAGTTCAACGCGCTGTCCGAAGGCCTGCTGGCTGCCTTGCAGCACGAGATCGACGCCTTGGCCAGCGACCCCGATGTGCGTTGCGTGGTGCTGGAATCCGCGGGCCGGGCGTTTTGTGCGGGCCATGACCTGCGGGAAATGCGCAGCCAGCCTTCCCTGGATTACTACCGCGCGCTGTTCCGTAAATGCGGAAATGTCATGCAAGGTTTGCAAGCGCTGCCCGTGCCCGTCATTGCCAAGGTCCATGGCATCGCGACGGCGGCGGGTTGCCAATTGGTGGCCAGTTGCGACCTTGCCGTGGCCGCGGACACGGCGCGCTTCGCGGTGTCGGGCATCAACGTGGGGTTGTTTTGCTCGACGCCCGCCGTGGCGCTCAGCCGCAACGTGTCCGCCAAGCGCGCCTTCGAAATGCTGGTCACCGCGCGCTTCATCGATGCGGCGCAGGCGCGCGACTGGGGGCTGATCAACGATGCCGTGCCCGAGGCCGAACTGGATGCGCGGGTCGATGCGCTGGCGGCAGATATTCTTGCCAAGAGTCCCACCGCCATCCGCTACGGCAAGCGCATGTTCTACCAGCAACGTCAGATGGCGTTGGCCGACGCTTACGACTATGCCGGCGACGTGATGGCGCGCAACATGATGGAAGCCGACGCCTGCGAAGGCATCGACGCCTTCCTGCAAAAGCGCGCGCCGCGCTGGCAGTCCTAGGCGAAATAGGCCAGCGCCCAACCGCCTGTGGCCGCCAGCAGGACGACCCACACGGCCGACCAGCGGGCATAGACCAGCAAGGCGAACAGCAGCAAGGCAAGGCCGAAGTCGGCCTTGTTCAAGATGGCGCTGGTCCACACCGGGTCATACAGCGCCGCCAACAGGATGCCGACCACGCTGGCGTTCACGCCCGCGATCATGTTGCGCACGCCAGGGAGCCGCCGCAGGCCTTCCCAGAACGGCAAGGCGCCCGCCACCAGCAAGGCGCCGGGCAAGAAGATCACGCACAAGAGCACCAAGCCGCCCAGCCAGCCCGACAGCGGGCCGGACGACATGGCGCCCAGGAAGGCGGCAAAGGCGAACAGCGGCCCCGGCATCGCTTGCGCCGCGCCGTAGCCGGCCAGGAAGTCGGCGCTGGACACCATGCCGCCCGATACCGCCGTGGCGTCCAGCAAGGGCAGCACCACATGCCCACCGCCAAACACCAAGGCGCCCGCGCGATAGAACCCGGCAATCTGCGCCGCCACCGACGACTCCGACACGGCCGCCCACACCGGCAGGCCCACCAGCAGCGCCACAAAAAGCGCCAGCGCCACATAAGCCGCGCCTCGCGACGCGCCCAGGGAATGGGTGGCCATGATGGGTCGGGGCGGCAGTTGCAACGCCGCCGCACCCACCACGGCACCCAGCAAGATGGCGCTGATCTGCCCCCAGGCGGTGGGCAGCACGATGGTGATCAGGGCGGCGGCCACCGCCAACCCGGCCCTGGGACTGTCAGGGCACAGCGTGCGGCCCATGCCCCACACGGCCTGGGCCACGATCGCCACGGCGGCGACCTTCAGCCCGTGTATGACGGCGGACCCGGACAGCCAGCCGAAATGGGTCAGGCCCATCGCAAACCCAATCAGCGCCAGCGCGGTCGGCAGCGTGAACGCCATCCAGGCCGCCGCCATGCCGGCCCATCCGGCGCGGCGCAGGCCAAGCGCCATGCCGACCTGGCTGCTGGCCGGGCCTGGCAGAAACTGGCACAGGGCCACGAGATCCGAATAAGCGTAGTCATCCAACCACTGTCGCCGGTCCACGAATTCCGTACGGAAGTACGCCAGGTGCGCCACCGGGCCGCCAAACGAGGTCAGGCCCA containing:
- a CDS encoding SelT/SelW/SelH family protein, with product MNTPAFRPRIVILYCTQCQWLLRAGWMAQELLSTFSTDLGEVVLQPGTGGIFQITYNGDLIWDRKSDGGFPEAKVLKQRVRDRLDPGRPLGHIDGHTAGPLAAPEA
- the chrA gene encoding chromate efflux transporter translates to MPHPPSHDEHVASTAAAHEHAQPSRGSCLEVFLVFLRLGLTSFGGPVAHLAYFRTEFVDRRQWLDDYAYSDLVALCQFLPGPASSQVGMALGLRRAGWAGMAAAWMAFTLPTALALIGFAMGLTHFGWLSGSAVIHGLKVAAVAIVAQAVWGMGRTLCPDSPRAGLAVAAALITIVLPTAWGQISAILLGAVVGAAALQLPPRPIMATHSLGASRGAAYVALALFVALLVGLPVWAAVSESSVAAQIAGFYRAGALVFGGGHVVLPLLDATAVSGGMVSSADFLAGYGAAQAMPGPLFAFAAFLGAMSSGPLSGWLGGLVLLCVIFLPGALLVAGALPFWEGLRRLPGVRNMIAGVNASVVGILLAALYDPVWTSAILNKADFGLALLLFALLVYARWSAVWVVLLAATGGWALAYFA
- a CDS encoding enoyl-CoA hydratase, whose amino-acid sequence is MAPDSLNNQASLEPLLLRSSAGGVVTLRLNRPSQFNALSEGLLAALQHEIDALASDPDVRCVVLESAGRAFCAGHDLREMRSQPSLDYYRALFRKCGNVMQGLQALPVPVIAKVHGIATAAGCQLVASCDLAVAADTARFAVSGINVGLFCSTPAVALSRNVSAKRAFEMLVTARFIDAAQARDWGLINDAVPEAELDARVDALAADILAKSPTAIRYGKRMFYQQRQMALADAYDYAGDVMARNMMEADACEGIDAFLQKRAPRWQS
- a CDS encoding multidrug effflux MFS transporter, translating into MTSAASTPGQRWLIGLLMGLVTLTPMGIDIYLPSLPAMAAGFGEPVSALQASITLFIFAVGLGQMLIGPLADRYGRRPVALGGAMAYLAGSALGAAASTLEVFYVARVIQGLGACSASLVAFAAVRDKFSPAVGARVYSYLNGALCTVPALAPMLGGALAVHAGWRSTFVFMVLFAFALMVLLARRFQETRATPTTPRGPLYSLPRYLPIIASGRFLYFALFGMAGMAMILVFVSAAPVVLVQQLGYSELGFSAWFGGNAAINIAAFFLAPAFIARFGRHTMVRVGMVALLLASAMHAAAWWWMPLSAWAFMLPVAVLTVGFSLALGSGLSLALEPFADRAGTAAAVYGLFQMSGSAVVATVLLDSGMAPQAAMALIGLLIVTPLLLLTPGMARRLVG